One window of Canis lupus baileyi chromosome 21, mCanLup2.hap1, whole genome shotgun sequence genomic DNA carries:
- the LOC140613644 gene encoding olfactory receptor 5G9-like yields the protein MTLGQNHTTVTRFILLGLTDQAPGRHLLFGIFLLIYAVTLVGNLGMMDLIRTSSTLHTPMYFLLSVLSFLDICNSSVFTPRLLISFLTTDQSISFAGCVVQMAFMILHGTGECLLLAFMAYDRFVAICHPLLYHTIMSKRLCIQLAVVTYAAGVFISALQTGNAFILPYCGPNIIDHFFCDIPPVLQLACSDTTVANIILLFLSALVTVPTVSAILVSYTYILVTICRMRSLEAQRKAFSTCASHLIALSLFYGSVFFVYVQPNPESASAYNKTLSVFYTIVIPMLNSLVYSLRNKDVKAAVQIRVLNLSKKGIY from the coding sequence ATGACGCTGGGGCAGAACCACACCACAGTGACAAGATTCATCCTGCTGGGCCTCACAGACCAGGCCCCCGGAAGACATCTCCTCTTCGGCATCTTCCTGCTAATCTATGCTGTGACCCTGGTGGGCAACCTGGGCATGATGGACCTGATCCGTACCAGCTCCaccctccacacccccatgtacttccTCCTGAGCGTGCTCTCCTTCCTGGATATATGCAATTCCTCTGTGTTCACCCCCAGGCTGCTGATCAGCTTCCTCACCACGGACCAGTCCATCTCGTTTGCGGGCTGTGTGGTCCAGATGGCCTTCATGATCCTCCATGGCACAGGGGAGTGCCTGCTCTTGGCCTTCATGGCCTATGACCGATTTGTGGCCATCTGCCACCCTCTCCTCTACCATACGATCATGTCCAAGCGCTTGTGCATCCAGCTGGCGGTGGTCACCTATGCGGCAGGGGTGTTCATTTCAGCTCTGCAGACGGGGAATGCCTTCATTTTGCCCTACTGTGGTCCCAACATCATTGATCACTTCTTCTGTGACATCCCCCCCGTGCTCCAACTGGCCTGCTCAGACACCACCGTAGCCAATATCATCCTGCTCTTCCTTTCTGCCTTGGTTACTGTCCCCACGGTGTCAGCCATCTTAGTCTCTTATACCTACATCCTGGTCACAATCTGTAGGATGAGGTCCCTGGAGGCCCAGCGCAAAGCTTTCTCCACTTGTGCCTCCCACCTCAttgccctctccctcttctaTGGGTCTGTGTTCTTTGTCTATGTCCAACCCAACCCAGAAAGTGCCTCAGCCTATAATAAGACCCTGTCTGTGTTCTACACCATTGTGATCCCCATGCTGAACTCCCTGGTCTATAGCCTAAGGAATAAAGATGTCAAGGCTGCTGTACAAATTAGGGTTCTTAACTTAAGCAAAAAAGGGATTTATTAG